A stretch of DNA from Halobacteriovorax sp. JY17:
TTTGCTCTGAAGCAGATATTGCTTATGATGACCCTAGTTTCGTCGAAACATTCTTAGATAATAACCAAGACTTCAAAAATAAGAACCTTCTAAATCTTAAAAATCTCTACTGTGAGAAGAAAGACCTCCATTCTATTGATGCGGAAGGAAGACTCCTTGTTTATAAGAGCAAAATTAACACTAATCGTGCAATCCCTCTTGATCAAGACAAGAGAAGAGACTGGGATGGTATAGCCAGGAATCTTTTTTCAGGAAAGCCAGAAGAGGCCCTTAGACATTTATCAAGTGCTGTTGAAAGAGGTATCGATTTTTACGAAAGTGATACTCACAAACAAAATACAGAAAGAATTAGACGACTAGATAGCATAAAAGGCTTTATGATGGCGTCCAGTCATAATCTAATGCATGAACGTGGCCAACAAGGACAAGCAAGAAGGCAGAGCTTTATAACTTTCTTTAAAGGTCTTGAGGCCAGTAAGAAAGCTTTAATGGATAAACAAGTAAATGATATAAGACTTATGGGTAAAGATGTTTATAACATAATGAAACCTAATCAATCAGAGACTCAATTTACTGACAGATTTGTACAAAATTTCAAAGATAGAAGATATACAAGAAACCTTACAGATAGTCTCGAAGGGTTTCATTTAGAAGAAAATAAAGAACTTAAAGAGAATAGTTGCCAAGCCAACTTCTCAAATATTTATTGTTCTATTAAAAAGAACTTTGAAAAAAGCGTTGACCTAAATTGTATTGATAAAGTTAGCTCTATGGGAGTCGTTGACATACTTAATCAAAAAAGTCCAAAAAATACATTTCATAATTTATGTTCTGCTCAAACACTAATGACTGCAGACACAGTGACAACCCTAAGACTTAGTATGCAAGAGAAAATTAAGTCAAACCCAGATATTTGTCAGGAAATGGCAAAGAGTGATTATACAACTGCTTATAATCAAGCGTCATCCGATGCAAGTATGGCAAGGACCTATTATGAAGCATATACGGGAGGATCTCTATCATCTCCATTTCAAGGAATTGACGATAGCGAGAATTTCATCCAAATAGATTCACAAGGAGAAGACTTTATAGCTTCTGGAGATGATCAAAGAAAATTAAATATTGTAGAAGATTCAAGTGATAAATCAATGACTACTCCAATGCAACCAAATAGCGGTAATTTATTTTCAGACTTTAACTTCTTTAAAGATTCTAAATTGAATAATCTCTCTAAAGAAGAAGAGCTTGCAAAGATGAACGACAAAGAGTTTCAAAAAGAACTTAAAGGAAAATCTAATCAAGAGCTACTCGACTACATTAAGCAATTAGAGAGCATGATTAAAGAAAGAGAAGATAAGGCGAATACAATAAGTAAGGATAATGAAAAATCCAGTATTCTTTCTCCTGAACTTGAAAAACTTAAAAAAGAGCTTGCTGAACTAAAAGAAAAATCTGAACTTGTCCAAAGAGAAATAGCAAAGGTGGACACTCCTAGCGATCAAGTCCCTGCTACGAATAATAGAACGACACAGAGACCTTCATTTTCAAACTTTAAGTCTTCTCCTTCGAGTAAAAGTGAACTCAGCAAAGACTCAAGTGAGGACCAAGCGGAATCAAGAATTGAAAATGAATCCTACTCTGCCCAATCAAACTCAGTGCCAAATAACTCTAGGATAGATAGTTCTCCAAGTGGCGTGAGTCTAACTTTAAACGAACAATTTGATGAAATTCTTAGTAAACCGAACTCTAATGGTCAAGTCGAGATTGTTTTCAATAACGAAACCTTCACTCTAGAAGTGAAGGAAGATATTAATGGTGAATTAGTCTGTAAGTTTGCAGATGAAGAGCTAAATAATAAAAAAGCAGAAGAGTTAGATGAAATCTGCAAGAAGTACGTAGAGTCCCTTGCACGACTAAAGAACTCAAAGAAGATCGCTTCAGAAAAGAAAAATAAAGAAGAAAAAAAGAAGCAAGCTTCAAAGCCAAAAGTCGCTAAGAAAAAGAAGATCTTTAAAGTTGAAGATTTAAATAAAGTCTTAAATAATTAAAGCTCCCAATAACTCTCTTCCAAGGATTGCTCTTTCGTTGGTAATCCTTGATAGAGCCGGGGAGAATTCTGTTTTAACACCTCATAACTCACCCTATTGGCATACTTACAAACTTGGTGAATTGAAGAGTAAGTCAAAAACTCCGATTCATGCTTCGGAGAATTTGGGATAAGTTCTCTATGATAACAATTAGCTGAAACATCATGAAGTACTGCTGCAAGAGCAGCATCTCCTGCTCCATTAGTATTCTTAATTTCTCCAGGACCACCAAGATATGGATTAATATGTGTATAAATCTTGATTGGATTATTACACTTAGATTTCTTCATCGCTCTAGAGTATTCATACTTATTATATTCTGAAATAGATTTTGTATGAATCATATCTTTTGTCTCTCGCGCCGCACTCTCATCGACATATCCACAAATGTAGAGACCTCTCTTTCCAACAGTGAGAAGAGTCATATCCACATAATCAAGCGACTTCTCACCTGCAAGTAAGGGATCACTTTCCCCAAACAAGGCAAAGGCCTCTTGTTCATTCATTGCAAGAATAGAGACATATTCCTTTATTATATCTAAGAAGAATTCTCTCTTTTCGTCTACAAGACTAGAAGTTCCAAGAGAAATAATCACTGGGACATTTGATTGCTTCGCAATTTTTAAAGCTTTCATTGTTGATTCATACAGAGGAGAAGTTTCATCTCTTAGTAGATAAGTGGAGATTAGCAATGAACTTGCTCCGCTTACAATGTGCTCAGGAATAAATTCACTATCTAGCTCATTCATAATTCCTTTTCCAATTGCAAAGCTTCTCTCTCTATCAGGAGTAAGAAAGCACATGGCCCTTGCCATATTTCCTTCCTTAGGTTGTAAGTGAGAAAAATCTACTTTTGAACTTGTTGTACAAATATATTTAAAAGCATAATCACCAACATGAATATTCTTACAAATTGTCCCTAGAGCAACGGACTTATCATCAGAGAGGATGGAATAGTTATGAAGAGTATTTCCAATTGCACCACCGGCGTACTCTCCAATAATTCGATCTTCTTTTAAAAGAGATTGATATATATTTTCTACGACTTCGTTTGCAAGAACACAGGACTCACCTTTTATGATCCCATATTGCTCTAGAAAAGACTCCTCCACCTCAACTTCAATATCTACTAATAATTGATCTATTCCTACGAGATAGATATTTTCCTTTCTCGAAAAATCAGTATCAAATGGAAGTCTTCCAGTCTCAGCGACAGGAAAATAGTGCTTTGTTTTTCTCTTACCTGGAAATCTCATAGGAGCCTCATATATTACGTATTTTTAGTAATTTATACCTAAAACACGCAGCCCTCAAGACCATATAGTCATATTTTCATGAAGCAATTGTTTCCTCTCACAAATGTTTGAAATCAGGTAACTTTCAGAATATAATTTTAGTAATGAAAATAAAACTAACTCTCCTGGCACTTCTATACTTTTTAAGCTCTCAAATACTAGCGGCGCAAATTGCTATTGTCAGTGTTCCAAAAGCAGTTATCTTCTCTGATCAAACCCTTTCTACTCCTATTGGCTACGTCTCTTATGGAAAGAAAATTAAAGTTGGAGAAGTTGAAAAGAAAGATGGGACCATTCTCCCTGTTATTGTCGCAGGTAGAGTTGCTTACGTTCAAATAAAGGACCTAGCTCTTCAAAATGGACCTGACCAACTTGGAATAAGCACCCCTAAAATTACTGAACATGATGTAGAACTCACCTTTCAAACTGATCAAGATAAATTGTCAGAGAATAACTTCTTCAGTGCCTCCATAGGACAAGCTGGAGCAGGAGCAGGCTGGGAAGAATACTCTGGTGAATTTGGAGAAGAAAGCAGCACCTTCAGTGTGATCTCCTTACAGATGGAACATAGAAACCCTTTAAAAGATACTTCATGGGGTTTTGGATTAACCTATTTTTCAGCATCCGCAGATGATCTCGAAGCTAAATCTCTGGCCATTGAGGCCAATCTCTACTACTCATTATTTAACTTTAGATATATGTCCATCTCCGCTTTTGGCGGGCTTCTATTCTCAGGAGACTTTCAAGTCATTCAAGGTGGAGGCGAGCAAAAAACTAATGGTGTTCTCTACGGTTATAGCATTGGTGGCGTTGCAAGAATCCTTCCCTATTCAAAGCTTGGAGCATTCGGCGGAATTTCTCTTAGAAAAATAAAAGTTACTGAACTTGAAGAAATTGAAACCCCGGGAGGACTTGAAGTTGGAATAGATGGGCTTTCGGGAGTTAATATTTTTGCAGGAATATCTTATAAATTCTAATCTTTAAAGAGAATATCCTTATCTTCTTCAGTAGCTCCAGATTCCTTTGCTTTTCTTAAATAGTATTCAACTTTTTGATCTTCACTTTCAAACTCTCCTTCTATATCAGAGGACTTTGAATTTTTTATTTTCTCGTCTTGTTTCTTCTCTTCTTCTATGGCCAATCTCTTAAGTCTCTCAGCTGGACTCTCTTTTAGATTGTCTTTTAAAATCGAAAAATTAGTTCCAAACCGCTTAAAAGAATACTTATATAAAGGAGCAAGATAGTCGTAAGAATTATTACCTCTTTCTAGAAATTGAATCATTTCTTTTAGAAATTCCTTCTTATCAGTCACATGGCTCCAACCCGCATATAAGTAGATCATTCCCTCTTGAGAGATTCTCTTATAGTAGTCTAATGCCTTATAGCGTGCGTAAATATCAATGGCAGAGGCTTCATCACTTGTCTTATATTCTAAGGCATTCATAATACGCTTTCTAATAGAGTCTGAAATGAGATGCTCAAATCTAGATCTAAGTAGAAGCTTATGGATAAAGCCATCTCTATAGACATAAATCAGCTCATTTCTAAACAGGCTTTCAAGGCCAAGCTCTAACTTATCCTTGTCTGCTAATTCAACAATCCCAAAACTCTTATTTGTGTAATAGGAAAGACTGACAGCATCTTTAGGAAGAAACTCTGATCTAAGTTGAAGAATATAGAGATTATAAACTAGCTCTTGATAAGATATTCTCCACAAACTTTCCCAGTAACTAGAGTCAAGAAAGTCTCCTTTAGGAAGGTTTAAGTCTTTTGTAAAAAGATCTTTCCAAAGAGCTTTATCTTCAACATTTAAGAGGTAGTTCTTAAAGAAGGGAAGCTCAAAAATTTTATGATGTTCTACGCGTCGATCAAATTTAAAAGATTCTAAAACTTTAAAGCTAGAGACTTCTTGACCACTCCTTGTTTTAAACATGGCCCCTAGAATCGGTCTATCTTTTCTATTTTCAACGAGAGGGAGCATCACAAACATTGGGTGCCTGACAGGCAGTGGTATTTCAAATTCAGAAAAATGAAAAACTTCCCATAAGCCCTTCGCTTCTGATGAAATCGATTTCATCCTATCAATATTATAATATCCACCTTTATGTAGAATATTTGAAGTCTTCTCTATTTGATAAAATCTAGAGCTAATACCCGAATGTAGGGCCAGGTTATAGAAGTGATATGGTGCAAGCGCACTAAGAACTACTCCACTAACAGTAGCTATTAAAATAAGAAAGAAGAGAATTATTGCCTTCATAAACGACTTTTCGGCAACTTATGACCAAACTGAAGAAAAATGCTAAAATTTCTTGTATAATATTCGATAAGATAAGTGAGGTTATTTTTATCTTAGGAAATTTATATGAAAAAGAGTTCGCTAATACTACTTATATCTCTATTAATTGCTTCTTGTGATGCTCCAAGAGATAGGAGAACTGCCTACTCCTCCAACTCCTACAACCAATCAAATGGATTCATACAGAACCCTACTTCCACAGGAACAACCACCACAGGTGGATCAGATAGTAGTAGTGACGATAGTTCAGAAGAAACCACTGAGTCGACAATACCTGCTGAGATCCAACACTGTACTTGGTCTTCTGATGGCGTCAGCGGATTTGCTGAGTCACACACTCACTTAGGTGAGTATACAGTTTGCCAAAGTACAAATAAGAAAGATGTTTGGATTCAAGTAAAGACTCCTATTACAGATTCTCAAGTTTGTATTATACCTACCCACAATAGTGGAAGTTCTTCTGTTTATATTGGAGAACCTAGATGTCTTATGATTTCTGATTCAAAGAAAATTTATAAGGTAACTCTTTATACAAATAGGTCTGGATATACGAATTTTTCAATTACTGGGGCAATGGTAATGAAAGACAAGGCCTACTTCTACCCTTCACCTTTCTATCAATACGTACTCTCACCTGATGCGTATATCTACTGCTCACAGTTTCTTGATCAGTATAAAGACTCATCTTACTGTAATGCATTTAAGAGTGTTGGACAGTACGTTTACAAAGTATTTTAATTCTTAAGAGCACCTGAAACTTTCTCTCCATGATGGTAGCTCTTATAGAGTTCTCCATCTACAGTTGGAAAGTTTAGGATAGGAATTATTAATTCTTGAATATCTTCTGACGCAGAATCAATTCTCATACAAAGAACAAAGTAGTAGAAAGAAACCCCTTCCTTATCAAATGCCTTTATATAAGTGTAAATAGTATCTCCTGACTTGTCTTCACGTTTAAAGATTTCATCGGGGGAATCCATAGTTGATTCTACGTATTCATCATAGAGTTCGTAATTTTCGACAGGAATATCGGCCGGCGAATGAAGAGAGACATGATTAGCTAAAATTTCAGATTTCTTCTGTTCAATAGACTCAACATCATCACTAGTAATATCGATTCCTTCAACATTTTCATTTTCGCTAAAGTGTTCCGAAAGATCTACTTCAGTGCCAATGCGAAATTCTTCCATAAGGAATTTACTCTCTGTTATAGTTGAAAGTAGAACATAACCTGGATAAGTATCAAAGATAGTACAGAGAATTATGACATAGAAGGGTCTTTCATCTTTTATAGAAACTTTTTTTATAAATGAATAAACTTCTTCTTTGATACCATTTTCATGAGTCCAGATTTCATCGGGAGAAGTCATAGACTTTTCCATTATTGTTACATCTGATAGAAACTCTAAACACTCTTCTGTTTCTACCGCATACTTCTTTCTAAGCTTCTTCTCGACACCTTCAAAGAATGAAGTAATAGGTGCGAAGTATTTCTCAATACACTTCTCACTACAAAAAGATCTTGAAGAACCTCCCTCTACAAAGAGTAGGTCCTCTAAATTATCTACTGATTTCTTGCACTCATTGCAAAAATAGAAATCTTTTTTAAAGCTCATATATTCCTTAGATAGAGAGTTTTAATCCAGCAAATAGCGAATTCCCGTAGGCCCCTGGAATATTCCATAGTCTTGCACTAACAAGCGAGTCAGTGTTGTGAGCACGTCTTGTTCTAAAAACTCCACCCATCTCTAGCCCTACGCTTGGAGAGAGGCCAAGGATCACTGAAGGTTTAACATATGAGAACTTAGTCTCTTCTTCAATTCTATTTGCTCTATCTGTATTTTCATCTTTAGCAATTGAAACCATTCCACCTTCAAGAGTGAAGCTAATATCATTTGAAACCATCCAACCGAGAGATGTTTTTAATATTCCAATATTACCTATAGAAGACTCTGCTTCGGCCGTTGGAGTTCCTGTTAAATGATATTCGTATCCAAGTGCGAGAGCAAAGTTGTAAAATCTCTTTGAAGTTTCAATACCTACAACCTTATCCGTTCTAGTACTTGCAACACCGCCACTTCCTTTAAAATATCCTCCACCGTAAATATCTACCGTGGCCATTTCCTGTGCTTTACCAAAGCGTAACCAATTAAACCCTAGTATAAACTTAAATCTTCCCTTTTCATTTTCTAAAGACTCATCGACTCCTGCACTATTTCGTAATTCAGAAGTTGCTGCCCAATAAGCAAAGTCCATATAAAGGTTGTACTGAGTTTGAAAGTGTCCCGCTAAACTTAGTTTTTGAAAACTTCCAGAAGCCTCAGTCGCAGCAAGAGATTGATGTTCGTATAAGGCCTGTAATTCAAAGTCTCCACCAAAAATAGATGAGCCACTTCCAGTCGACTTAGTTGGCGCACTTCTTTGAATAATAGGAGCTGCCGCTCTTGATGGAGCCGCCTTACGCGTAGTTGTTCCCGAAGAAGACTCTGTATCAGAGTAATCCACAAGCGCATATGAATTTAAAGTCATTGTAAGTGATAGTAGAGCTACTAAATACTTGATCATTTCCATCTTCCTTGAGCTATATATAATGAGCACTTCTTGAGCTCATTTTAATTTCACTACTATTTTACACACAAACACTAGGGCCTTTCAACTATATGTGTGAAAACTGAGTAAATAAGACATTTTAAAAATTATTTTTCCCCTAAACTACTGATATCTGATGTTTTAAGTCTTGTAGAAAAACTTACCCGCTAAATGTGGAGGCAGTATTTCTATAAGATTTAGAGGTGATTGTTAAACAGGAGAAAAGCTTGAACAATTTAACCCAAAGAAAGTCCCCATCAATGAACTCTTTAATTGAAATGGCAACTCATGGACACTACCCAATTATTGAGAACTCATGGATTACAACCCACAAAGATCAAGCTAAGAAACTTACTGAAGCAGAAAAGAAGAAAGCTCAAAAAATTCTAAAAAGAGTTTCAGAGCATAGATCTCTTGAGCGACAGAAAACTGTAATTTTTTCGATGAATGATAACGAGAGAAACCTATTCATCTCAGCATTTTTAACTTTAGTAGAAGGAAGAATATTAGATGAAAACCCTACTCTTCATTAAGATACTATTTATATCTCTTCTTATTCCAGCAACTGCAAATGCTGAGTATAGAGTGTTTCAATACTATGTAAAATCGAAATTAAGAATGCCAACTGATCAAAGTGGCTACTTGGTAACTTCCACGTTAGACCCAGTTAGCTATTTGAGTTATCATGGAGGAAGCACTTCTTTAAAAGTTGACCTCTTAAGGTCATGGATGTGCGTAGGACATACTGGTAATCAAAAAGACCTATGTCCTGGGCCTGAAGAAAACTCTGGAGTTTTAGCACAGAAATGAAGTTAGATAGTGAATTACAATTTTCTAAAAGCCAACTAGAGAAGCTCAATGATTCTCAAAGAAAACTTGTATCTTCACGCCAAAGAGAAATTGAAAAAATTGATCATATGTATGAGGAAAAGAAAGCGGACGAGCGCTATAATGGCGAGGCGGAGCTTTTAGATATAAGAGATAGAAATCAAACCGAAATTGCAGAGCAACTTGTCCAAAAACAGGAAAGACTTAGCAATATCAAAACAAGCTTTGATGATTCTAAAAAGAAACTTGATCAAGAAAAAGAAATACTCTCAGCAAGCCATCAAGAAAAAATAGAAGACCTTAACTCTGTTTATGACAATAAATATAGAACAACTTTCGATGATGCTTCTATTCTTGCAGAGGAAATTGATTCAAAAACGCATGACACTCTAAGAAATCTTGAAAATGAAGCTGATGAAAGAATTCTTCACTCTACCTTTACCAGTAAGTTAAGGTCTGATGAAAAGAATATTGAAAATGCTAGAAAACTAGCGGACCAAGAAAAAGTTCACCAAGTTCAGCAAAAAACTGCCACTAAGAGTTATGAGAGAAAGACTGCCGAATCAATGATGGAGCATGAGAAAATGCTCCAAGAGCAGAACTTCAAACAATTATCGCAGCGTAAAGATCTAGAAGTCATTCATAATAGCGAAATAAAATCTAAAGATGAACAACACAAAGACTTATTGATTCAAGAAGATAAGAGTTTCAAACAAAAGTATGCTGCTATTACTAAAGAGCATCAAAGTGTCTTAGATAGAATTAAGGAAAAGTTTGGACAACAGTTAAATACATTAATAAACGGACAAATGAAGTCAAAAGCAAATATCGAAAATAAGAACGATGACGAGTTCTACAAAATAACTTCACTTGAGCCTCAGGTGGCAAACTTAGAGAAGTCTTATCAAATATCTCTGCACGTTCCAGAGTACGAAAAAGAGAACGTTCGCCTAACTGCTCAGGGAAGAGATTTATCACTTTCCCTAACTAGAAAATTTAGCGATTCAGTTGTTTCAGAAGATGGTTCAAAGAATCAATCAAATAGAAGCGAAGTCTTCACTAAGAAGATCTCTACAGAAGATCTTCTCAATTCAAGAGAAATCACTCAAAGCTATAACGAAGGTGTTCTTACTTTCAATATCGCCAAGCTCTAATCGTCAGAACCCGCATCGTAATCAGTAATGTAGAAATTTACTTTTTCAACTTTTAAAATGGCCTTAAGTTCTTTACTTAAATATTTCATTCTAGATGGATGAATAGAAATAAAGGCATTGAGAATTCTCTCATCAGTTTCTACGTTTACAACTTCTTCACTTAATTGATTAATGTCATTTACTTCATGAAGAATCATCTGCTTCACTTGTTGCTTAACACGACCGTGAGAGAGAATTTCTACATGATAAGGCTTATTGTCTTTTTCGAGCATAATTAAATTATAAAAAGGATTTAAAAGTTTAAGAATAATTAAAATTGTCAGCGTAAAGAGAATTGCCACAAAAGGGTAGCCTGAGCCAATAGTTAGACCAATAGCAGCAACAACCCAAATCGTTGCAGCAGTAGTAAGACCAATAACGTGTCCTCTACTTTGAATAATGGCCCCTGCACCTAGAAAAC
This window harbors:
- a CDS encoding Hsp20/alpha crystallin family protein — protein: MKLDSELQFSKSQLEKLNDSQRKLVSSRQREIEKIDHMYEEKKADERYNGEAELLDIRDRNQTEIAEQLVQKQERLSNIKTSFDDSKKKLDQEKEILSASHQEKIEDLNSVYDNKYRTTFDDASILAEEIDSKTHDTLRNLENEADERILHSTFTSKLRSDEKNIENARKLADQEKVHQVQQKTATKSYERKTAESMMEHEKMLQEQNFKQLSQRKDLEVIHNSEIKSKDEQHKDLLIQEDKSFKQKYAAITKEHQSVLDRIKEKFGQQLNTLINGQMKSKANIENKNDDEFYKITSLEPQVANLEKSYQISLHVPEYEKENVRLTAQGRDLSLSLTRKFSDSVVSEDGSKNQSNRSEVFTKKISTEDLLNSREITQSYNEGVLTFNIAKL
- a CDS encoding MgtC/SapB family protein, producing MPNDIYIELIGPVNFYLGMGIQILTALLLGGLVGLDRERKMKSAGIKTNILICLGACLYTAISLILVTESAGGGMDISRIPAQIVSGIGFLGAGAIIQSRGHVIGLTTAATIWVVAAIGLTIGSGYPFVAILFTLTILIILKLLNPFYNLIMLEKDNKPYHVEILSHGRVKQQVKQMILHEVNDINQLSEEVVNVETDERILNAFISIHPSRMKYLSKELKAILKVEKVNFYITDYDAGSDD
- a CDS encoding inosine/guanosine kinase, with translation MRFPGKRKTKHYFPVAETGRLPFDTDFSRKENIYLVGIDQLLVDIEVEVEESFLEQYGIIKGESCVLANEVVENIYQSLLKEDRIIGEYAGGAIGNTLHNYSILSDDKSVALGTICKNIHVGDYAFKYICTTSSKVDFSHLQPKEGNMARAMCFLTPDRERSFAIGKGIMNELDSEFIPEHIVSGASSLLISTYLLRDETSPLYESTMKALKIAKQSNVPVIISLGTSSLVDEKREFFLDIIKEYVSILAMNEQEAFALFGESDPLLAGEKSLDYVDMTLLTVGKRGLYICGYVDESAARETKDMIHTKSISEYNKYEYSRAMKKSKCNNPIKIYTHINPYLGGPGEIKNTNGAGDAALAAVLHDVSANCYHRELIPNSPKHESEFLTYSSIHQVCKYANRVSYEVLKQNSPRLYQGLPTKEQSLEESYWEL